The genomic DNA GCCGCCGCCCAGCGAGGCCCACCAGCGGCGGCCCAGCGCAGGCGCGGACACGAGCCCCACCACGGGCGTGCCGTTGTCCACGAGGGCGATGAGCGTGGCCCACACGGGCGTGCCGCGGACGAAGTTCTTCGTGCCGTCGATCGGGTCCACGATCCACTGCCGCGGCCCCGAGCCCGTCACGCCGAACTCCTCGCCGAGGACGCTGTCCCGCGGCCGGACGCGGGCCAGCTGCGACCGGATGAGCGTCTCCGCGGACGTGTCAGCGTCCGTGACGGGCGTCAGGTCCGGCTTGGTCTCCACCGTGAGGTCGAGCGCCTTGAAGCGGTCCATCGTCAGGCTGTCCACCGAGTCCGCGAGGACATGGGCCAGGCGCAGGTCCTCGGTGTAGTCGCTCGCGGTCTTGAACTCGCGGGGCTCCGTCATGGGGTTCCTTTCGGCAGGTCCGGCTCCGGCGCCGGGTGGTGGCCCAGATGCTTCTCGCGCTGGTGCTCGTCCGTCTCCGCCTGGATGAGGCGGCGGAGGGACGCGAGGCGGGCGGGGCCGGTGGGCCCGGCGTGGCCCTCGGCAACCCAGGCGTCCAGCGCGCAGCCGGGGGCGGTGGGGGAGTGCGTGCATCCCCTCTCGCAGTCGGCAACCGCGGGTGCCAGGTCCTCGAAGGCGGCGACGACGTTGTCCGGCTCAACGTGAGCCAGGCCGAACGAGCGCACGCCCGGGGTGTCGATGATCCAGGTCCCCGGGTCCGCGTCAGGAACGCGGAGCATGAGGGCGGACGACGACGTGTGCCGCCCGCGGCCGGTCACCGCGTTCACGCCGCCCGTGGCCCGGTCCGCCCCCGTGAGGGCGTTGACGAGGGTCGACTTGCCGACGCCGGAATGGCCGAGGAGCACCGAGACCTTGCCGTTGCAGGCGCGGCGGACGGCCTCGACGGCGCTCTCCTCGACGTCCGCGCTGCCGCGGGGCTCGTTGGCCTCGGGGGAGTGCGGCGCCGCGTCTCCGCCCGAGTCCAGGGTGCGGGTCGCGAGGACCGTGATGTCAATGGCGCTGTACGCCTCGATCAGC from Falsarthrobacter nasiphocae includes the following:
- the rsgA gene encoding ribosome small subunit-dependent GTPase A, coding for MSRLGSLGEWDESRVKIRANKKGSRPRTKDRPRHEDSVTGRIVTVDRGRYRAIVAEDTPEERLVIAARAKELRRQPIVPGDLVQLVGDTSGAKDTLARLVRIDERASFLRRSADDTDPVERPVVANADQLVIVVAAANPEPRTGFIDRALVAAFDAGITPVLCITKCDLKDPTELIEAYSAIDITVLATRTLDSGGDAAPHSPEANEPRGSADVEESAVEAVRRACNGKVSVLLGHSGVGKSTLVNALTGADRATGGVNAVTGRGRHTSSSALMLRVPDADPGTWIIDTPGVRSFGLAHVEPDNVVAAFEDLAPAVADCERGCTHSPTAPGCALDAWVAEGHAGPTGPARLASLRRLIQAETDEHQREKHLGHHPAPEPDLPKGTP